A genomic region of Sphingobium sp. HWE2-09 contains the following coding sequences:
- a CDS encoding ABC transporter ATP-binding protein: MNDILKVAGLARSFTQGGVTIDVLRGVNLTVGPGEIVALLGPSGSGKSTLLQAVGLLEGGFDGSIRIAGEEAAKLDNDGRTRLRRDALGFVYQFHHLLPDFNATENVVLPQVIRDVDMGAAKARAQLLLTSLGLGHRLDHRPSQLSGGEQQRVAVARALANRPALVLADEPTGNLDERTADVVLGEFLRLVREEGSAALVATHNERLAQKMDRVVRLHEGVLESR, encoded by the coding sequence ATGAATGATATTTTGAAGGTCGCAGGCCTTGCCCGCAGCTTTACGCAGGGCGGCGTCACCATCGATGTGTTGCGCGGCGTGAACCTGACGGTGGGGCCGGGCGAGATCGTGGCGCTGCTCGGGCCGTCCGGGTCGGGCAAGTCGACGCTGCTGCAGGCGGTCGGCCTGCTGGAGGGCGGGTTCGACGGCTCGATCCGCATTGCGGGCGAAGAGGCGGCGAAGCTGGACAATGACGGGCGCACCCGGCTGCGCCGCGATGCACTGGGCTTCGTCTATCAGTTTCACCATCTGCTGCCCGATTTCAATGCAACCGAGAATGTCGTCCTGCCCCAAGTCATTCGCGACGTGGACATGGGCGCGGCCAAGGCGCGGGCGCAATTGCTGCTGACGTCGCTGGGGCTGGGCCATCGGCTGGACCATCGGCCAAGCCAATTGTCGGGCGGTGAGCAGCAGCGCGTGGCCGTGGCGCGCGCGCTGGCGAACCGCCCCGCGCTGGTGCTGGCGGACGAGCCGACCGGCAATTTGGACGAGCGCACGGCCGATGTCGTGCTGGGCGAATTTCTGCGCCTGGTGCGGGAGGAAGGCTCAGCCGCCTTGGTTGCAACCCATAATGAGCGGCTGGCGCAGAAGATGGACCGGGTGGTCCGGTTGCATGAAGGCGTGCTGGAAAGCCGTTAG
- a CDS encoding diguanylate cyclase has protein sequence MRLSTITNWAYGATVSLTLFSGATMLMASNAEESERAAVAQRATFDQATATLEEDVYRLTEQARGFVISGDPSHLIAYRREKAALRSVEQRIAHLRDAGANDTELAALQQGLHWSDALIAEQEAAIKAAEAKDDRTARTILFGDEYGRELDRVAAQVGKFQYMLDQRTDHAVARATDTARQWRTMSEIMLGMTALLFLCVLYFILKQRILRPVVRLSDVVTRLAAQDYDAIPPDSAHVDEIGDMAQAIRIFRENGLERLRLEQERDADRTMRDLISRLTQRLQGCDNVDDLVDVVRRFAPEIAPDFPGRLYIHDNRRNAMTQACHWLSPVHSRAEFPPSACWALRRGQIHRPAGEMIDIPCEHLGAAQSIGTICIPLAAQSESIGMLYYEEPTGATADYRDRTGKYLEMLAENIGLALANLRLRDALREMAMADALTGLPNRRQFDAVVQTLVNDADHNGTPLACLMVDIDHFKRFNDNHGHDAGDAVLRAVGAVLGDSLRENGHAFRLGGEEFVVLMPGFDLDQALGRTMQIQRKIQHLRLDHRGQELAQITASFGLSAFPDHGRADRLLQTADAALLRAKAEGRDRILVATVRDGASAAAQAAV, from the coding sequence ATGCGTTTATCCACGATCACCAATTGGGCCTATGGGGCCACCGTCTCTCTGACCCTGTTTTCCGGCGCGACCATGTTGATGGCGTCGAACGCGGAAGAAAGCGAACGCGCCGCCGTGGCGCAACGCGCGACCTTCGACCAGGCGACCGCCACGCTGGAGGAGGATGTCTATCGCCTGACGGAACAGGCACGCGGCTTCGTGATCAGCGGTGATCCCAGCCATCTCATCGCCTATCGCCGCGAAAAGGCGGCCTTGCGCTCCGTCGAGCAGCGTATCGCACATCTGCGCGACGCCGGAGCCAATGACACCGAACTGGCCGCCCTCCAGCAAGGCTTGCACTGGAGCGACGCGCTGATCGCCGAGCAGGAAGCCGCGATCAAGGCCGCCGAAGCCAAGGACGACAGGACCGCCCGCACCATCCTGTTCGGCGACGAATATGGCCGGGAACTCGACCGGGTCGCCGCGCAGGTCGGTAAATTCCAATATATGCTGGATCAGCGCACGGACCATGCCGTTGCCCGCGCGACCGACACCGCGCGGCAATGGCGCACCATGTCGGAAATCATGCTGGGCATGACCGCATTGCTGTTCCTGTGCGTCCTCTATTTCATCCTGAAACAGCGCATCCTGCGCCCGGTCGTGCGCCTCAGCGACGTGGTCACGCGCCTCGCCGCACAGGATTATGACGCTATCCCGCCGGACTCGGCCCATGTCGATGAGATTGGCGACATGGCCCAGGCGATCCGCATCTTTCGCGAAAACGGGCTGGAGCGACTGCGGCTGGAGCAGGAGCGCGACGCCGACCGCACGATGCGCGACCTGATATCGCGCCTGACGCAAAGGTTGCAGGGGTGCGACAATGTCGATGATCTGGTCGACGTCGTCCGCCGGTTCGCCCCGGAAATCGCGCCCGATTTTCCGGGCCGCCTCTATATTCACGACAATCGCCGTAATGCCATGACCCAGGCGTGCCACTGGCTGTCGCCCGTCCATTCCCGCGCCGAATTTCCGCCATCCGCCTGCTGGGCGCTACGCCGGGGGCAGATTCATCGCCCGGCCGGTGAAATGATCGACATCCCCTGCGAGCATCTGGGCGCGGCGCAAAGCATCGGCACCATCTGCATCCCGCTCGCCGCCCAAAGCGAAAGCATCGGCATGCTCTATTATGAGGAGCCGACCGGCGCGACCGCCGATTATCGTGACCGAACCGGGAAATATCTCGAAATGCTGGCCGAAAATATCGGCCTCGCCCTTGCCAATCTGCGCCTGCGCGATGCGCTGCGCGAAATGGCGATGGCCGACGCGCTGACCGGCCTGCCCAACCGGCGCCAGTTCGACGCTGTGGTGCAGACGCTGGTCAACGACGCCGATCATAACGGCACGCCGCTCGCCTGTCTGATGGTGGATATTGACCATTTCAAGCGCTTCAACGACAATCACGGCCATGATGCTGGCGACGCGGTGTTGCGCGCGGTCGGCGCAGTCCTCGGCGATTCCCTGCGGGAAAACGGCCACGCCTTCCGGCTGGGCGGCGAAGAATTCGTCGTCCTGATGCCCGGCTTCGATCTGGATCAGGCGCTGGGCCGGACGATGCAGATTCAGCGCAAGATACAGCATCTGCGGCTGGACCATCGCGGTCAGGAACTGGCGCAGATCACCGCGTCCTTCGGCCTGTCCGCCTTCCCCGATCATGGCCGGGCGGATCGGCTGCTGCAAACCGCCGACGCAGCGCTACTGCGCGCCAAGGCGGAAGGGCGCGACCGCATCCTGGTCGCCACCGTACGCGACGGCGCATCGGCCGCCGCGCAAGCCGCCGTCTAA
- the dnaE gene encoding DNA polymerase III subunit alpha: MPHAPFVPLRIFSSFTMLEGAIDPKKIAKHAKALGFPAAAITDRNGLYGSMAFSDGCKDEGVQPVIGAMLGLLRPGRPANAAPVHDWLALYAQDAAGYDNLCALVSMAHLDRPVEEVPHVTIDALEGRTDGLIALTAGGEGALARLFAEDQPDAALAYAQRLEALFPGRLYVEICRRLDPVEGKAEPLLLDLAYDRDLPLVATNPTCFADPQFHAAHDVMLCIADSAYVDMPDRRTSSPDAWMKPAAEMKRLFEDLPEALANTLVVAQRCAVAAPKRKPILPSLAGDIEGEAAMLRDQAAEGLERRLAKLGIMSAETRQPYLERLTFETDIIIQMGFPGYFLIVADFIRWAKENDIPVGPGRGSGAGSLVAWALTITDLDPLQLGLLFERFLNPERVSMPDFDIDFCETRRGEVIRYVQQKYGADHVAQIITFGKLKARAVLKDTGRVLQMSYGQVDRLAKLVPNHPTDPWTLERTLEKGGVAEFRHEYENDKQVRRLIDYAMKLEGFPRHSSTHAAGVVIGDRPLQQLVPLYRDPRSDMPVTQFDMKYVEGAGLVKFDFLGLKTLSVLQKAVQLLSARGVTVDLDTLAWDDTAVYDLLQRGDTVGVFQLESEGMRKTLAAVRPTNFGDIIALVSLYRPGPMDNIPMFGRRKNGQEDIEYPHILLKPILEETYGIFVYQEQVMQAAQILAGYSLGDADLLRRAMGKKVKAEMDAQRSRFVEGCAASDIKSAKANELFDLIDKFAGYGFNKSHAAAYALLAYQTAWLKAHYPAEFYAGSMAFDIHLTEKLTVFVDDMRRMGLTCLAPDLNRSQADFTVEAVPYDGEDKRLGFAVRYALGGLKGVGEKAMEQLVAEREAAGPFKSLDDFADRIEPRLLNRRQLESLAASGAFDGIYADRAGVHAATETILSVASSNAQARESGQGGLFGDVETPHADVRIPPHQAWTVADRMAQEKEAFGFYFSAHPVDRYKHLADARGARSYGTICQAPMGMPNAEGRVMTIMAAMVEDVRWRETKRGARYANATFSDQSGQFQASCFDEDACKAIEELARDGDCALLVAELDRLPGEETPRVTVRGVEPFRAIASASRMELTVDVETPQAVAALATLLAGAGGGRSEVFMRAPVGDGKAARVFLGDQYSLGADQVDAISTIAGLTIHRFERMDVKADGYRTRTRRTAMRLVG; encoded by the coding sequence ATGCCTCATGCTCCGTTCGTCCCCCTGCGCATCTTCTCCTCCTTCACCATGCTGGAAGGGGCAATCGATCCCAAGAAAATCGCCAAACATGCCAAGGCGCTGGGCTTTCCGGCGGCGGCGATCACCGATCGCAACGGACTGTATGGATCGATGGCCTTTTCGGACGGGTGCAAGGATGAGGGCGTGCAGCCGGTCATCGGCGCGATGCTGGGGCTGTTGCGGCCGGGGCGCCCGGCCAATGCAGCGCCGGTGCATGACTGGCTGGCGCTTTATGCACAGGATGCCGCGGGATATGACAATCTGTGCGCGCTGGTTTCGATGGCGCATCTCGACCGGCCGGTCGAGGAAGTGCCCCATGTCACGATCGACGCGCTGGAGGGGCGGACCGACGGGCTAATCGCGCTGACCGCTGGCGGCGAGGGGGCGCTGGCGCGGTTGTTCGCCGAGGACCAGCCGGACGCGGCGCTGGCTTATGCGCAGCGGCTGGAAGCGCTGTTTCCCGGGCGGCTCTATGTCGAGATTTGCCGTCGGCTCGATCCGGTCGAGGGGAAGGCGGAGCCGCTGTTGCTCGACCTTGCCTATGATCGAGACCTGCCGCTGGTGGCGACCAACCCGACCTGCTTTGCCGATCCGCAATTCCATGCCGCGCATGACGTGATGCTGTGCATCGCCGACAGCGCCTATGTCGACATGCCCGATCGCCGCACCAGTTCGCCCGACGCCTGGATGAAGCCTGCGGCCGAGATGAAGCGGTTGTTCGAGGATCTGCCCGAGGCGCTCGCCAATACGCTGGTCGTCGCGCAACGCTGCGCGGTGGCGGCGCCCAAGCGCAAGCCGATCCTGCCCAGCCTGGCGGGCGATATCGAGGGCGAGGCGGCGATGCTGCGCGACCAGGCGGCCGAAGGGCTGGAGCGGCGACTGGCGAAGCTGGGCATCATGTCGGCGGAAACGCGGCAACCCTATCTGGAGCGGTTGACCTTCGAGACAGACATCATCATCCAGATGGGGTTTCCGGGCTACTTTCTGATCGTTGCCGACTTCATCCGCTGGGCCAAGGAGAATGACATTCCGGTGGGTCCGGGCCGTGGCTCCGGCGCGGGGTCGCTGGTCGCCTGGGCGTTGACCATCACCGATCTCGATCCGTTGCAATTGGGCCTGCTGTTCGAACGCTTCCTGAATCCGGAACGTGTGTCGATGCCCGATTTCGACATCGATTTCTGCGAAACGCGGCGTGGCGAAGTGATACGCTACGTCCAGCAGAAATATGGCGCGGACCATGTGGCGCAGATCATCACATTCGGGAAGCTGAAGGCGCGCGCGGTGCTCAAGGATACAGGGCGCGTGCTGCAGATGAGCTATGGGCAGGTCGACCGGCTCGCCAAGCTGGTGCCCAATCATCCAACCGATCCCTGGACGCTGGAGCGGACGCTGGAAAAAGGCGGGGTCGCCGAGTTCCGGCACGAATATGAGAATGACAAACAGGTCCGCCGCCTGATCGACTATGCGATGAAGCTGGAAGGCTTTCCGCGCCACAGTTCCACCCATGCGGCGGGCGTGGTGATCGGCGATCGGCCGTTGCAGCAATTGGTGCCGCTCTATCGCGATCCGCGATCGGACATGCCGGTGACGCAGTTCGACATGAAATATGTCGAGGGTGCGGGGTTGGTGAAATTCGACTTTCTGGGCCTGAAGACGCTTTCGGTGTTGCAGAAGGCAGTGCAATTGCTCAGCGCGCGAGGCGTCACGGTCGATCTCGATACGCTCGCCTGGGACGATACGGCCGTTTACGATCTGCTCCAGCGCGGCGACACGGTCGGCGTGTTCCAGCTGGAATCAGAAGGGATGCGCAAGACGCTGGCGGCGGTGCGGCCGACCAATTTCGGCGATATCATCGCGCTCGTATCGCTCTATCGCCCCGGCCCGATGGACAATATCCCGATGTTCGGGCGGCGCAAGAACGGGCAGGAGGATATCGAGTATCCCCACATCCTGCTGAAACCGATCCTCGAAGAAACCTATGGCATCTTCGTCTATCAGGAACAGGTGATGCAGGCCGCGCAGATCCTGGCGGGCTATAGCCTGGGCGACGCGGACCTGCTGCGCCGGGCGATGGGCAAGAAGGTCAAGGCGGAGATGGACGCGCAGCGGTCGCGCTTCGTGGAAGGCTGCGCGGCGAGCGACATCAAGTCGGCCAAGGCCAACGAACTGTTCGATTTGATCGACAAGTTCGCGGGCTATGGCTTCAACAAGTCTCACGCGGCGGCCTATGCGCTGCTCGCCTATCAGACGGCCTGGTTGAAGGCGCATTATCCGGCCGAATTCTATGCCGGGTCGATGGCGTTCGATATCCATTTGACCGAAAAGCTGACCGTGTTCGTGGACGATATGCGGCGGATGGGGCTGACCTGCCTGGCGCCGGACCTCAATCGCAGCCAGGCCGATTTTACCGTCGAGGCCGTGCCATATGATGGCGAGGACAAGCGGCTGGGCTTTGCCGTGCGCTATGCGCTGGGTGGCCTGAAGGGCGTGGGCGAGAAGGCGATGGAGCAGTTGGTCGCCGAGCGTGAGGCGGCCGGACCGTTCAAGTCGCTGGATGACTTCGCCGACCGGATCGAGCCGCGGTTGCTGAACCGGCGGCAGCTGGAAAGCCTGGCGGCGTCAGGGGCATTCGATGGCATCTATGCCGATCGGGCGGGCGTCCATGCGGCGACCGAAACCATCCTGTCCGTCGCGTCGAGCAACGCGCAGGCGCGCGAAAGCGGGCAGGGCGGGCTGTTCGGCGATGTCGAGACGCCCCATGCGGATGTGCGCATTCCGCCGCATCAGGCCTGGACCGTCGCGGATCGCATGGCGCAGGAGAAGGAGGCGTTCGGCTTTTATTTCTCCGCCCATCCGGTCGACCGCTACAAGCATCTGGCGGACGCGCGCGGCGCGCGCAGCTATGGCACGATCTGCCAGGCGCCGATGGGTATGCCGAATGCGGAGGGTCGGGTCATGACCATCATGGCGGCGATGGTGGAGGATGTGCGCTGGCGCGAGACGAAGCGTGGCGCGCGTTACGCCAATGCGACCTTCTCCGACCAGAGCGGTCAGTTTCAGGCGAGTTGCTTTGACGAGGATGCGTGCAAGGCGATCGAGGAACTGGCGCGCGATGGCGATTGCGCGTTGCTGGTCGCGGAACTGGATCGCTTGCCGGGCGAGGAGACGCCGCGCGTCACCGTGCGCGGGGTTGAGCCGTTCCGCGCGATCGCCAGTGCGTCGCGGATGGAATTGACCGTCGATGTGGAGACGCCGCAGGCCGTGGCGGCCTTGGCGACGCTGCTGGCCGGTGCGGGCGGTGGGCGCAGCGAAGTGTTTATGCGGGCGCCTGTGGGTGACGGGAAAGCCGCGCGAGTGTTCCTGGGCGATCAATATAGTCTGGGCGCGGACCAGGTGGATGCGATTTCGACCATAGCCGGGCTGACGATCCATCGTTTCGAGCGGATGGATGTGAAGGCGGACGGGTATAGGACGCGGACGCGGCGGACGGCGATGCGGTTGGTGGGGTGA